A region of Vigna radiata var. radiata cultivar VC1973A chromosome 6, Vradiata_ver6, whole genome shotgun sequence DNA encodes the following proteins:
- the LOC106762987 gene encoding cytoplasmic 60S subunit biogenesis factor REI1 homolog 1, with amino-acid sequence MPGLTCNACNTEFNDDTEQKLHYKSEWHRYNLKRKVAGVPGVTEALFLARQSVIAQEKNKVSETPMLYTCGLCGKDYKSSKAHAEHLKSRGHMMRASEGTSDADEKAIIKPLPQRVVNRPPPRREVDNSENEESEDEWEEVDPEDDLVDGAAKSLTGLNVNEQGENVDMDEDEDEDENDEDDFELDPSCCFMCDQKHKTIEDCMVHMHKHHGFFIPDVEYLKDPKGLLTYLGLKVKRDYECLYCNDRCYPFSSLEAVRKHMAAKSHCKVHFGDGDDEEEVELEEFYDYSSSYVDDQGKQLIVSGETANNVELVGGSELVITRKSGDRISTRTLGSREFLRYYRQKPRPSPANSMAITAALASRYRSMGLTTVQSREQIVRMKVLKEMNRSGVENMRTKIAMKSNVIRNLPKNVPY; translated from the exons ATGCCAGGGTTAACGTGCAACGCTTGCAACACGGAATTCAACGATGACACAGAGCAAAAGCTCCATTACAAGTCCGAGTGGCACCGCTACAATCTCAAACGCAAG GTGGCTGGTGTTCCTGGGGTGACAGAAGCATTATTTCTGGCTAGGCAATCTGTGATTGCTCAAGAGAAGAATAAAGTGAGTGAGACCCCCATGCTGTATACCTGCGGTCTTTGTGGAAAGGATTATAAAAGTTCTAAAGCTCATGCTGAGCACCTTAAATCACGTGGTCATATGATGCGGGCTTCTGAAGGAACTAGTGATGCAGATGAGAAGGCAATAATTAAGCCACTTCCACAACGTGTTGTGAATAGACCTCCTCCTAGAAGAGAGGTAGATAACtctgaaaatgaagaaagtgaagaTGAATGGGAGGAGGTTGATCCTGAAGATGATTTGGTTGATGGAGCTGCCAAGTCCTTGACCGGTTTGAATGTGAATGAGCAAGGTGAAAATGTCGAtatggatgaagatgaagatgaagacgaGAATGATGAGGATGACTTTGAGTTAGACCCCTCATGTTGCTTTATGTGTGATCAGAAGCACAAAACAATTGAAGACTGCATGGTTCACATGCACAAGCATCACGGATTCTTCATTCCAGATGTTGAGTATTTGAAGGATCCAAAAGGCCTCCTCACATATCTTGGCCTTAAG gtCAAAAGGGACTACGAGTGTCTGTACTGCAATGATCGATGTTATCCTTTCAGCAGCTTAGAAGCAGTCAGGAAACATATGGCAGCAAAAAGCCACTGTAAAGTGCATTttggtgatggtgatgatgaggAGGAGGTAGAGTTAGAAGAGTTCTATGACTACAGCAGTAG ttATGTGGATGATCAGGGCAAGCAGCTCATTGTATCTGGTGAAACAGCTAACAATGTAGAACTTGTTGGTGGGTCTGAGCTCGTAATCACCAGGAAATCTGGTGATAGAATATCAACAAGAACACTTGGTTCTCGTGAATTTTTGCGTTACTATCGTCAGAAACCCCGACCATCACCAGCAAATAGTATGGCCATCACTGCTGCATTGGCTTCAAG GTACAGGAGCATGGGTTTGACCACTGTCCAATCAAGGGAGCAAATTGTGAGGATGAAAGTGCTGAAGGAAATGAATAGGTCAGGTGTGGAGAATATGCGTACCAAGATAGCAATGAAGAGTAATGTTATCCGAAACCTGCCAAAGAATGTCCCATATTAG